In Bacteroidota bacterium, one DNA window encodes the following:
- a CDS encoding T9SS type A sorting domain-containing protein yields the protein MKQYRMSSLAVILGVSVVLHSVSFAQQRASRFTQNERRIQDWIEQQCEQDPNVRYLNTHADAYGRMLRLRAAHALGISTDAIPDGRSDVNESLKRIPDDSGVAVNVSKSKFTQQNETTIAIDRKDPKIVVAGANDDNMYVSGMPVYYTNNAGKNWSRTYVQAPASSTGTWVAMGDPVMAAGANGILYYAYIYGDPYTGPSIVDNFVVATSVNGRTWKNGSLVVPDDQIDGFEDKEALCVDNSPTSPYYGRVYLVWAHYDLNGGGETRIVYSDDTCQTWSTWTVIETSVEEFGSVKTGRNGEVLVSYSSVFADSLGNPAAYHVLYVSTDGASSFEMRPIHEYDPFFQNVTGYPALKGDYGPRCEPYMSFDVDLRNNDLHLVFGSEWNGDGAVQFYVRSTDLGQTWSEPIAVGYNGTAPGTQPVLDRFCPLVSVNQRTGDAFLTCYSSERDPNNILTAPFRYHLNAAGDSSTTALEPNDFDPTVVGALNGGPAFIGDYIGADLLDSIYAAAWTEGVSSDGEVFVYLGLPKTTASSPNAVPMLVASKSLRLSSVYPNPALNGKITLNVYSPVSANGVIELTDVNGREVAQLWAGQLEEGVASQISCSLPAVAAGSYRVTLRTPDASDQVQLVIR from the coding sequence ATGAAACAATATCGTATGTCCTCGCTTGCGGTGATCCTCGGAGTATCAGTTGTTCTTCACTCTGTTTCGTTTGCGCAGCAGCGCGCCTCTAGATTCACGCAGAACGAACGTCGGATCCAGGATTGGATCGAGCAACAATGTGAGCAAGATCCGAATGTGCGTTACCTCAATACGCATGCCGACGCATACGGTAGAATGTTGCGTCTGCGTGCAGCCCATGCGCTCGGGATCAGTACCGACGCTATTCCCGATGGCCGGTCCGACGTGAATGAATCGCTCAAACGTATTCCGGACGATAGCGGTGTTGCCGTGAATGTGTCGAAATCGAAGTTCACGCAGCAAAATGAAACGACTATTGCGATCGATCGCAAGGATCCGAAGATCGTCGTTGCAGGCGCCAACGACGACAATATGTATGTCAGCGGTATGCCGGTGTATTACACGAATAATGCAGGCAAGAATTGGTCGCGTACATACGTCCAGGCTCCCGCGTCGTCAACCGGTACATGGGTTGCGATGGGCGACCCAGTGATGGCCGCCGGTGCGAACGGAATACTCTACTATGCATATATATACGGTGATCCGTATACTGGCCCCTCGATTGTGGACAATTTCGTGGTTGCGACCAGTGTGAATGGTCGTACTTGGAAAAACGGATCGTTGGTCGTTCCCGACGATCAGATAGACGGGTTCGAGGATAAAGAAGCACTGTGTGTCGATAATAGTCCGACGAGTCCGTACTACGGCCGCGTCTATCTGGTGTGGGCTCATTACGATTTGAACGGTGGCGGCGAAACACGGATCGTCTATAGCGACGATACCTGTCAAACGTGGAGCACATGGACTGTGATCGAAACCTCCGTGGAGGAGTTCGGCTCCGTCAAAACGGGACGAAATGGAGAAGTATTGGTAAGTTATAGCAGTGTGTTTGCCGACTCGCTCGGAAATCCCGCCGCATACCATGTGCTCTATGTCTCGACGGATGGAGCATCGTCGTTCGAGATGCGTCCGATCCATGAATATGATCCATTCTTTCAGAATGTCACCGGCTATCCTGCGCTCAAGGGCGACTACGGTCCGCGATGCGAGCCATACATGTCGTTCGATGTCGATCTGCGCAACAACGATCTGCATCTGGTTTTTGGCAGTGAGTGGAATGGTGACGGAGCAGTGCAATTCTATGTCAGGAGCACGGACCTCGGGCAGACCTGGAGCGAACCGATCGCCGTCGGATATAACGGCACCGCGCCCGGCACTCAGCCTGTGCTCGACCGATTTTGTCCGCTGGTCAGCGTGAACCAGCGCACCGGCGATGCCTTCCTGACCTGCTACTCGAGCGAGCGCGATCCGAATAATATTTTGACAGCGCCGTTTCGCTATCATCTCAATGCTGCTGGCGACAGTTCGACGACCGCGCTCGAACCGAACGACTTCGATCCCACTGTCGTCGGCGCACTCAACGGGGGGCCGGCATTTATCGGAGACTATATCGGCGCCGATTTGCTCGATTCCATCTATGCTGCCGCTTGGACCGAAGGCGTCTCGTCGGATGGGGAGGTGTTCGTCTATCTCGGTTTACCAAAGACAACCGCCAGTTCGCCGAATGCGGTGCCGATGCTCGTCGCTTCGAAGAGCTTGCGCCTTTCTTCTGTGTATCCGAACCCGGCATTGAATGGGAAGATCACCTTGAATGTCTATTCTCCAGTGTCGGCGAACGGCGTTATCGAACTGACCGACGTCAACGGTCGTGAGGTCGCACAGCTCTGGGCCGGCCAACTGGAAGAAGGAGTCGCATCACAGATCTCGTGTTCGCTTCCTGCGGTGGCTGCGGGGAGTTATCGCGTGACGCTCCGAACCCCCGATGCCAGCGACCAGGTGCAGTTGGTAATCCGGTAA
- the def gene encoding peptide deformylase: MILPIYTFDQPVLRRETERIADDTAELQSLIDNMIETMHNADGIGLAANQVGKGLMMTVVDVSHAKGYEGTSPIVLINPELIGTFGESVFEEGCLSLPDIREDVVRPSEIGVKFLDRNFNEVELEADKLLARVIQHEIDHLHGIYFIDHISKFKLSLLKGKLTKMKKGEIEADYPLQPPPPAKKKR, from the coding sequence TTGATTCTACCGATCTACACCTTCGACCAACCGGTGCTTCGGCGCGAGACCGAACGCATCGCCGACGACACGGCCGAGTTGCAGTCGCTCATCGATAATATGATCGAGACGATGCACAACGCCGACGGCATTGGCTTGGCTGCGAATCAGGTCGGCAAGGGGTTGATGATGACGGTCGTCGATGTCTCGCATGCGAAAGGCTACGAAGGCACATCGCCGATCGTACTGATCAATCCCGAACTCATCGGCACCTTCGGTGAGTCGGTCTTCGAGGAGGGGTGTTTGAGTCTTCCCGATATTCGCGAGGATGTCGTGCGCCCGTCGGAGATCGGCGTGAAATTCCTCGACCGCAATTTCAACGAGGTCGAACTCGAAGCCGATAAGTTGCTCGCGCGCGTCATCCAACACGAGATCGACCACCTCCACGGCATCTACTTCATCGACCACATCAGCAAGTTCAAGCTCTCGCTCCTCAAAGGCAAGCTCACGAAGATGAAGAAAGGCGAGATCGAAGCGGACTATCCGCTGCAGCCGCCTCCGCCCGCGAAGAAGAAGCGGTAG
- the lanM gene encoding type 2 lantipeptide synthetase LanM, translating into MPILPTVTQNSDDEPVDLEFSQSLNRKPIVKELLSPLLERAAAELSQRLSSTGLFVSSDVLADLLHGYEQTLARLTNLIIVQRFSSFHLVLNPLWRPRKAAPGPDTEGRSTAVLNAYIEWEEIERTFGPDGSYPELGRLLRIAQEHWLVMCEEIVARVSKHLPDLATIIGAPVTVLDGVTFGISDPHNFGRTAVILRFGTHRILYKPRTLAPEMAWARIVEKLVRESLDQEFPLPRIADFGDYGFMEFVGRQDCRDRDAVARCYTRYGALMGIAHALGTCDLHHENIIVSGEYPVVVDAEPLLRARLALSTHGDKRLQTEQNLTLDDLDVRESVLELGILPIAVQSLVKREHDTDRAEHQEIVIGALSAFASTPHIDMVPCAIGSDDLQIRPVQVQSHSSPNLPSFNGAVQHPEAWIDRIIDGFSTVHHYISCHKDELVGPNGIMAEYASCPVRLLARPTMDYMNVLSRSLSPPVLRSTESRRALIESDLAILSQFRMDNVQTLIPVEIESLMRGDVPRFEVASDEILCAGAELMHTPLAGAKLRIEGVDEFDRQIQIRQIRERMLNRDRELSVVAPDPTNASDVERHALQLVEAIIDARIEQNGNTSWVYAAYAAGVASTMAHSDVESLYEGSAGTAIAIAEAAALTDERGWMQIARSVFDAVRRTDAPESARRGCGMARGLGGLLYAMARVGRCAQDEALIERAATIAVSYAGRLADEAKRDEVLYGRAGLLLSVLALYRLSPTESLLRTADHIARLIIANAKRSDSGASWSVNGGKPLPHVSHGASGIAMALARYAAIRSDADAANVAMQAIEFDDTFWVEREAGWADGRFLDVPMQDRTNWGWCNGRSGALLARFAIAHDLGTSFIGAKATHALSAECIDVLSDVSPGLCCGTAGAIDALLSLPTIPADAHIQHCIACATKALATTSPASNYSTLAASLFSGSAGLAFGLLRAAQPTRVNPLLSFV; encoded by the coding sequence ATGCCAATACTTCCAACAGTCACACAGAACTCTGACGATGAACCGGTCGACCTGGAGTTCAGCCAATCGCTGAACCGCAAACCGATCGTCAAGGAGTTGCTCTCCCCACTACTCGAGAGAGCGGCGGCAGAGCTATCCCAACGGCTTTCATCGACCGGATTATTCGTGAGCTCCGACGTACTGGCAGACCTGTTGCACGGGTATGAGCAAACCTTGGCTCGGCTGACCAATTTGATCATCGTTCAACGGTTCTCCAGCTTCCACCTCGTGCTCAACCCGTTGTGGCGTCCGCGGAAGGCGGCACCAGGTCCGGATACCGAAGGCAGAAGCACTGCCGTGCTTAACGCATACATCGAGTGGGAAGAGATCGAGCGCACATTCGGGCCGGATGGTTCGTACCCGGAGCTTGGACGACTATTGCGGATCGCACAAGAACATTGGTTGGTGATGTGCGAGGAGATTGTTGCTCGCGTATCCAAACATCTTCCCGATCTCGCGACGATCATCGGGGCACCTGTTACAGTGCTCGATGGTGTAACGTTTGGCATCTCCGATCCGCATAATTTCGGACGAACCGCCGTGATTCTTCGATTTGGTACTCACCGCATTCTCTATAAACCGCGGACCCTCGCCCCGGAAATGGCCTGGGCTCGGATTGTGGAGAAGCTCGTGAGGGAGTCTCTCGATCAAGAATTTCCACTTCCCCGGATCGCGGACTTTGGCGACTACGGATTCATGGAATTCGTGGGCAGGCAAGATTGCAGAGATCGTGACGCGGTTGCACGTTGCTATACCCGATACGGTGCACTGATGGGAATAGCGCACGCTCTCGGAACCTGCGATCTGCACCACGAAAACATCATCGTCAGTGGAGAGTACCCTGTCGTGGTAGATGCGGAGCCCCTGCTGCGTGCGCGGCTCGCACTTAGCACGCACGGAGACAAACGGCTACAGACGGAACAGAACTTGACGCTCGACGATCTGGATGTTCGTGAATCTGTCCTTGAGCTCGGAATACTACCGATCGCTGTGCAATCGCTCGTCAAGCGAGAGCACGATACAGACCGAGCCGAGCATCAGGAGATCGTCATCGGCGCCCTGAGCGCGTTCGCAAGTACTCCCCATATCGATATGGTGCCATGCGCGATCGGGAGTGACGATTTACAGATCCGTCCGGTGCAGGTGCAGTCGCATTCATCTCCGAATCTTCCGAGCTTCAACGGAGCCGTGCAACATCCGGAAGCATGGATCGACAGGATCATCGACGGGTTCTCGACCGTCCACCACTACATAAGTTGCCATAAGGATGAGCTAGTGGGTCCGAACGGAATCATGGCTGAGTATGCCTCATGTCCGGTGAGACTGCTGGCTCGGCCGACCATGGATTACATGAACGTGCTCTCGCGTTCGTTGAGTCCGCCGGTGCTCCGCTCCACGGAGTCACGCCGGGCGTTGATCGAATCGGACTTGGCGATCCTGAGCCAATTTCGAATGGACAACGTTCAAACACTGATCCCTGTAGAGATCGAAAGTTTGATGCGCGGCGATGTCCCACGCTTCGAGGTGGCGTCGGACGAAATACTGTGCGCAGGCGCCGAGCTCATGCACACACCCCTTGCAGGGGCGAAACTCCGTATCGAAGGAGTCGATGAATTCGATCGGCAGATCCAAATCCGACAGATTCGTGAGCGGATGCTCAACAGAGATCGCGAACTCTCTGTAGTTGCTCCGGATCCGACGAATGCAAGCGATGTGGAACGGCATGCACTTCAGCTCGTCGAGGCGATCATCGATGCTCGGATCGAACAGAACGGAAACACCTCATGGGTGTATGCTGCATATGCGGCTGGAGTCGCTTCCACAATGGCTCACAGCGATGTCGAATCGCTGTACGAAGGGAGCGCAGGTACAGCGATCGCGATAGCGGAAGCGGCCGCCCTCACAGATGAGCGGGGTTGGATGCAGATAGCCCGATCGGTCTTCGATGCTGTTCGACGCACCGACGCTCCCGAGAGCGCTCGTCGGGGGTGCGGGATGGCAAGAGGTCTGGGCGGCTTGTTGTATGCAATGGCACGCGTCGGACGTTGCGCGCAAGACGAAGCGCTGATCGAACGTGCGGCAACGATCGCGGTATCGTATGCTGGCCGCTTGGCCGACGAGGCAAAGCGTGACGAGGTGCTCTATGGACGAGCTGGGCTCCTGCTCTCCGTCCTCGCCCTATATCGCTTGTCCCCAACAGAGTCGTTGCTGCGAACAGCCGATCACATTGCGAGATTGATCATCGCAAATGCAAAGCGCTCTGACAGCGGGGCAAGTTGGTCGGTAAACGGTGGCAAACCTCTGCCGCACGTCAGTCACGGTGCGTCGGGGATCGCAATGGCGCTCGCGAGGTACGCGGCCATTCGCAGCGATGCGGACGCAGCCAACGTTGCGATGCAGGCCATCGAATTCGACGATACGTTCTGGGTAGAACGCGAAGCCGGTTGGGCGGACGGTCGTTTTCTCGATGTACCGATGCAGGATCGTACGAATTGGGGATGGTGCAACGGACGATCCGGGGCGTTGCTCGCGCGCTTTGCTATCGCGCATGATCTTGGGACTTCGTTCATCGGCGCGAAGGCTACTCATGCGCTATCGGCAGAATGCATAGACGTACTATCGGATGTTTCTCCGGGATTGTGTTGCGGCACAGCCGGTGCGATCGATGCGTTGCTTTCCCTGCCCACAATCCCCGCGGATGCACACATCCAACATTGTATCGCTTGTGCGACAAAGGCTTTGGCTACGACCTCACCTGCGAGCAACTACTCCACGTTGGCAGCTTCCTTGTTTTCAGGGAGCGCAGGACTCGCCTTCGGACTGTTGCGAGCAGCACAGCCAACGCGGGTTAATCCCTTGTTGAGCTTCGTATAG
- a CDS encoding heme A synthase has product MMTLFLIFVGALVKSHDAGLSVPDWPNTYGQFMYAFPIDLWRANIFYEHSHRLLASFVGFLILVQAFMLWRLESRSWVKRLGWLALAAVIAQGILGGLTVIFLLPTWISTSHASLAQTTLCIATAIALVTSRKWDDDTVKVQESGSSLRTLSKYTVAAIFLQLVFGAVMRHEEAGLAIATWPLANGSLIPHFSDLGVVLNFIHRTWAWVVAVLIFTTAIKSLRAYRTERSFRTPAIFSMLLVLVQITLGAITIWSGKEPNWTSLHVMNGAAVLMTEVILAIRIHHRLRMAASDRIAAGAVTSPSIVS; this is encoded by the coding sequence GTGATGACACTATTCCTGATCTTTGTCGGGGCACTGGTAAAAAGTCACGACGCCGGTCTTTCCGTCCCCGATTGGCCGAACACCTATGGCCAGTTCATGTATGCCTTCCCGATCGACCTCTGGCGTGCGAATATCTTTTACGAGCATAGCCACAGACTGCTTGCATCGTTCGTCGGTTTCCTGATCTTAGTGCAGGCGTTCATGCTCTGGCGGCTCGAAAGCCGCTCCTGGGTCAAACGCCTTGGCTGGCTTGCGTTAGCAGCAGTGATCGCGCAGGGCATCCTCGGCGGACTGACCGTGATATTCCTGCTCCCGACCTGGATCTCGACCTCACATGCCTCGCTCGCCCAGACAACACTCTGTATCGCGACGGCCATCGCGCTCGTCACTTCACGAAAGTGGGACGACGACACGGTGAAAGTACAAGAATCCGGATCGTCGCTTCGCACACTATCGAAGTATACCGTCGCTGCCATTTTCTTGCAATTAGTGTTCGGGGCGGTCATGCGTCATGAAGAAGCGGGCCTCGCCATTGCAACCTGGCCGCTGGCGAACGGCTCACTGATCCCGCACTTCAGCGATCTGGGCGTGGTGCTGAACTTCATCCACCGGACGTGGGCGTGGGTTGTCGCTGTATTGATTTTCACCACGGCCATCAAATCGCTTCGCGCATATCGCACAGAGCGCTCATTCCGCACACCGGCCATCTTCTCGATGTTGCTTGTGCTCGTGCAGATCACACTCGGGGCGATCACGATCTGGTCGGGGAAAGAACCGAACTGGACCTCGCTGCATGTGATGAACGGCGCGGCAGTGCTCATGACGGAAGTCATCCTTGCCATCCGTATCCATCACCGGCTTCGCATGGCGGCGAGCGATCGTATAGCGGCCGGTGCCGTGACGTCACCTTCAATCGTCAGTTAG